TAGTGCCGCATGGTCATCACCGGGTGACGAACCCAGGATACTCCGGGATCTCTCCCAGGAGGTATCGCCCGAGAAGGCGCGCCTGCACTTCGAAGACGCGGCGGTAGCTGACCGAGTATCCGAAAACCGGGTGCCGCACGAGTGTCGCCAGACGTCGTTCATACGCTGCGATGAACCGCCGGCGCCCTGGCTCCGTTAGGGCCGTTCCCCCAGCCCCTACCACGAAGTCGCTCCGGGTTATCTCACCGTTGTTGATCACCGTGATGACCACTGAGTCCGCGATGATGGGGCGAAACTCCTCCATCATGTCGAGTGCGAGAGCTGGCTTGCCCCACTTGGGACGGTGGTAGAACCCCAAGTAGGGGTCGAAGCCGACGGCCAGGAGAGTGACCGTGAAATCCTTGACCAAGAGGGAGTACGCGTAGGATAGGAGCGCGTTGACCGGATCTCGCGGGGGGCGGCGGTTGCGCCCCTCGAAGTCGAAGCCAAGCTCGCCGGCGCTCGTCTGCGGGGGTTTCAGCATTCCCTTGAAATGGGAGAAGTAGATGCGTGCAGCCGTCCCCTCGATGCCGAGCAAGCTTTCCACGCTGGTGGCTGCCCTGGCTTCTTCGGCCAGCCGCGCCAGGGCATCGAGGGCCTCCTCAGGTCGGTCGGTGTGGTTTCGCCGCAGAAGGACCCGACTGTTCAGAATCTTGGCTGCCACGAATCGGCGCGCCAGCTCCAACGAGCGTTGGGGGTTCGCAGCCGTCTCAAACTGCCGGCATCTGAGCTCAACGTTCTTGTTGGTCAAGCCGGTGGTGAGAGCCGTGAACCAACCCCCATAGGAGAAGTGACAGATCGGGATACCCCGTCCGGCCAGGTCCCGTAGTGCCTGGGCGGAGATCTGCACATTGCCTATCAGGCAGACCTGAGAGATGTCCAGCACCCGGACATCTGCCCGAGTTTCGCCGCGGATGCTGACGACGACTCGCTCCCCCGAGCGGCGTACCTGGGCGCCTTGTTCCTGCACGTAGAGCGGCATGGCGTCGCTACGAGCTGGAAAGAGCCGGCGTACCTCCGGCTCGGTCCCGGCATGGTCCGAGCCCTCGTCGGAACGCGTCGTCTCCCCCGGCCCCGAAAGGGAGGGCACGCCCGCTTTGAGCAGGTTGGTCTCGTCAGGGAGGCAGATGCCGACCAGCGAGCACCGCGGACACTTCGGGCTGTCCACCAACGGGGGAGGGATCTGCCCCGCTTCCGCCACCTCCAGGGCCTGCTGCACCAGTTCGAGAGTACGGGCCTCCAGCTCGGGTGTGAAGGGAACCTCGACGCGTCGCCGAGATGCGACGTAGTACAGCATTCCCTTGTGACAGGAGAAGCCGTTCTCTCGAAGGATCAGGCCCTGTGCACACAGTAGCACGCGGTCCGGCTCCCACGACTGCTCTGGCGTATCCGGCACCTCGCCCCGCTTGTAGTCGACAGGAGTGACGTTCAGCCCCTCTCCCTCTAGAAGGTCAATACGGGCAATGAGACGCAGCCGGGGCGCCGACAGCAGGACCGACCGGGCGCGAATGGGGCTATCCGCACCCGCGTCCGCATCGTCCCCTTGGGGCTCACCCCTCGACGACTCCGTGTCTGGCCCGTCGGGGGGCGGGTGGTCGGACTCTGACCTCTCGGCCCACATCGGGGCCGCCCCACCCGGCCGGTCCACCCGCCGGTGGTGGTAGCGGCCCTCGATGGTGTCCGCGGAGTCCTCCCACTCCCCTTGCACCCATTCCAGGTAGAACAGGCGCGGGCAGTAGGCGAACTCATTGAGCATTCGGGCCGGGAGGAGGTCGGTGCTGCTCTTGTCCGATGCCGCAGCGTCAGTCACGGGTCTCCTCTCCTCCTTGCGGGTATTCGCTTGTCAAGGTGCGAGGTAGGCACTCTTGTGCGAGAGGGCGTCCGTCAAGAGGTCATTCGCGAGCCCTGGCCACGAAAAGGCCGAGCCCGAAATGGCAGCCATACCCCAGGGCTAGCGGTCCGGTCACCTCCTCGGCGAACTCGATCTCGAAGCCAAAGGCACCCCCCACCGGAGGTGGGCCGGATGGGCGGCGACGCCGGAAGCGTATCCAATGCTGGCGGCTTGGTGCGTGGTCTCGCACCCTAACCCCCTGCGACGGGTAGCCACGGTTTTGCAGTTCTCGCAACAGCTGGTCGACGGGGGCCTCGACCACGCGTATCCGTTCCTGACCATCCGCCACTTCCTTGCGAAGCTTCGTATGGCGCACCAGGACGAAAGGCGAGACGGAGATCCATCGGCGCGAGGGGCCAAACAAGCAAGGCGCCATTCTCCTAGCCAGGAGGTCGTCCCCGAATCCCAGAAGCACAACCTTCGCCCGCGCCTCCTCGGCCTCACCCCACTTGAGCTCAGGGATGGAGGCCAGGGCCTCCAGCTCCCGTTTCTCGAAACCCTCGCGGGCCCAGATGGTCAAGTGGTCGAGCCTGCCATCCCCGTCTTCGTCCGTGGCTAGATAGAAGGCATGCCGGTGTCCCTCGAGGGGCTTGCCATCGTGCTTGCCCGTCAGGACACTGGGCGGGTCGATGTGGTGGAGGCGATGGTACCAGGACATAGCAGCCCGTCGTGCATGATGCCCGACCAGCAGCGTCTGGGTGATGGGGGGCAGCACCTTTGCCTGGAGCAGATACCGCACCACCGTAAGGCGCCGGAGCTCCGATGGCTCCGAGGGCCGTCCAGCGGGTGCCAACCGTATCCTGGGAGATCGAGGCAGGGCATATTGCACCCAGCGGCTGCCGGGAGGCATCAGGAGACGACGCTTGCGCAGGTCGGCCGTCTCCGCCATGAGAAGGCCCAGGTCCAGCGGTTGTCTGGCTGCCAGCAGGTTGACCGTCTCTAAGCTGCTGGGGGACGGCTCGCCGGCCTCCCCCAGCGGCACGCAGTTAGCTGGTGGGGCCTGCTCGACCAGTTGGGCCTCGATCCAGCTCTCGGCTCGCCCAAGGTAGCTGAGAGTTCGCAGCAGCTCGTCGAGCAACCGTCGCTGGCCGGGTTCGAGCTCCACCGACCTCCATATGACCCATAGGGCCTCTCGTCGGTCCACTACGCGGAAGGTGTCGAGCACCAGAGTCGGCGAGGCAGGGTTACGGGTCGGCATGTAGTGCCGGGTGTGGCCGCTCCGGGAGTCGGGTACGCGGTATTCGGGCGGTCCTGCCAAGGCATCCAACAGCGCAGCGATCTCTTCCCGAGGCACCTCCGGCCGATGAGTCTTCCATGCGGAAGCCAAGGCCCGCAAGAGCCTCCAAGGCGACGGCGGCCACTCTGCGACGCCCTCGTTGACGTGACGACCCCACGGTGTCGCATGGTAGCGCCCTGCGAGGAAGCGAATCTTGACGGCCACCATCGGACTGTCTCCCCCTGTCGGCGGCCGGCGGGTCTAGTCGTCGGTCTCCTGTGCGCTGTCGCCGTCCCGAGATGGCTCAGTCGCGCCCTTCTTGCGCTGGTATCGGGCCACGACCCGAGTGACGGGCGGCGAGGCGAAGTACGGGCGGCACGCCTCGATGAGACGCCGGAGCTCGGGCTCCAGTTCTTCGACTCGAGGCAGGTGCAAGCCCTGCGGCCGCACGACCCGTTCCTCCTTCACCACCAGGTCGCACGCCGTTCGCAGTCGAAGCCCGTGGTCGAGGAACCGCCGAATCTTCCACAAGCTGAGGAGCGTCATCAGTTCGGTGGCCGGCGAAGGCAGGCCGTAGGAGCGCAGGAGCGCAAGGTCCAGGTTGAAGTAGGCTACGATGCGCCGGGCGACGAATTCCTCGCGAGTGAAAGGCACGTTGCCGAACCCCGCCTGCGTGTCTCCCTGTGGGTCAATGCGGTCGTTCTTCACGCCACCGCTCAGCACCGACCGAGCATCTTCAGCCTCGATGAAGGCCGAGAGAGCCCGCGTCAGCCGGGCGCGCCCGTCCAGCTTCTCCAGGAAGACCCCATGCAGGACGCTGAAGGGATCGAAACGGAAGACCGCCTGAGCCAGCCGCCGGCGATCGACGAGCCCCACCGACGCGGACTCCTGACTGGCGTCAGCACCCCGTCGTCCTCTCCCCCCCTTGCGTGCCTGAATGCCGGCTGCCTCACTGAGGAGCCTTCTGAACTCTCCGTCTTCGTCGCCGATGATGTAAGGCGAGTTGAGGCGGTGGGCCTCCAGGACGGACGACGTCTCGCCGATCACCGTGCCGTCCGGACCGACTACTTCGACCTTGACCCACGGCAGCCCGCGCAGAGGGGCGACCAGGTCACCGGCGGCCTCGTCCCAGCACACAGCCTCCAGGCGGTTGGCCATGGACTGGACGGACTCGACCAGGAGGAACGGGGTGCCGTCGGCCGATTCGAAGCGAGCCGGACCGAGATCAGGAAACCCCGTCGGTTGGAAGCGTTGCCCCTGTGCGGGTTTCAACTCCACCTCGATGAAGATGCGTGACTCCTGCCTCGACACGTCGAGCCACGATGCTACCCTTGCACTGGACGTCATGCTCTTGCCACCTCCAGCTCTCCGGGCTCTCCTTCTTGAGCGCCTAGCCCGGCTCTTCTCCACAGGGTCGTGACCTCCACCACCGGCAACAGAAGCGCGGCTCCGATACGGACAGCCATGTCTTGCCACGCCGCGCTGTCCTCATGGGTCGGCCGCGGCGGCTCGAGCCCGGCTGCTCGTAGCCGAAGCTGGGCCTGGCGGACCGCGGCGGCGACGTCGCCGCCCATCAGCCGCAACAACACCGATGGGTCTGGCCTCACGGGCACCGGCTCCATCTGGAACCCCCCAACGGCGCCCTCGGGCCGTAACCGCCTGCCGCCCCGGGCAATCGGCCACGGCAGGAAGAGTAGCTTGAGCAGCGCGTAGGCCCAGGGCAAGGTGGACGCCCGGCTGGCGGCGAGGTGGGTGCGGGGCTCTAGGCCGCTGCCTCGTCCAGACGCGGGTACGGCTTGATCCCACCGCACCAGGCTAAGCCCGCCGATGAGCTGCTCCAACTCGCGGTCGTCGACCTGGCCCTGGAGGTACGCGCCGATGTCTGCGAGCGAGCACGGCTCGACACTATCGATGTCGGGATAGGGCAAGAGGAGGGTGGTAGACTCCATCACGCGTCGATACAGGATCTCCAGGAGCTGCCGTTCCAAGGAGTCTCGGCGGCCCACAACACGGGGAGAGCCGTCACGCCAGACCCACCGGCCGTCGGCCTGCAGCTCAACGGGTTCAAGGTGTGCGCGCATGGGGCCGAGCCTTTGGGCGCGCTCGGTCTCAAGCGTCGCGTCGGATGGGCGGTGACTCCCTACGGCCGCGATGGACTTGGCGAGTCTGAAGGCTGTCGAACCGTCGTCGAGGAAGGGGAGCCATCGCGGGCTGACGCCCGGAAACGGGGACAGGCCCGACCTCTCGCGAAACTGCCGGGACCTGGCCACCGTCACCTCTGCCTGCCAGACTGCCACCAGCAGCCGCTGCAGTGCGCGACGCCGCTCCGACTCGGACGGCGTGGCGGCGTAGTCGACGATGGCCTCCTCGATAGCCTGCAGCCCCCGGCGTATGGCCGTTGGGACCCGCTCGCGCGTCACCGCCCTACGCAGGCGCTCCAGCCATCCACCCCTGTCGAGGTCGGCAAGTAGCGTGCCACCTTCATGCTGTGTCACGCGGTAGTACCCCAACGGAGCTGCCAGATAGGCCCGGCCGCTGCGCCTGAGGAAGCCGAAGCGCCAGAAGCCGGCTATGCCGCGGTCCACTCCTAAGCTGACGATAGCACGGACCACGTCGGCGCCGGTGCGTGCCTGTCGCCCTGCCCAGGTGATGCGGCCCTCGGTGAGCAGTTGCGAGATCTCGCGGTAAGAGGCCGCCCGATGCCATACCGGTAGCCATATCTCCGCCCGCACCGCTTCTTCCTCGTACTCTGCCGGGGATGAAGTGGGGTATCCTACCGGGGAGGTTTGCACAGTGAACGGAAAGGCGGGCCTGGGGTTGCCAGGATCCAGGTCAGCGGTGTAGCGCCGTGCAGCCCCTCCGGCCAGCAGCAGCGTGCCCTCCAGTCCGAGCACGAGTTCCCACGGATTGACCAGCGACTCGCCCTCGACGCCTTGGGTGGCGTTAGGCCCCCCGACCCCGCCGGGATGAAACTGGCCCACCGACGCCTCCAGCAGAGGTACTCCCGCCTGTGCAAAAAGAGCGGCTTCGAGCCACGCCTCTGACCGGCGGCGGTCCGCTCCGAGCTCCGGCAACACGTCGCACAGGCGCTGCATGAAGTTGTTGGTGAACTCCAGCCGCCCATCGATGGCACCAGTCCCGAGCAGCGGAGGGTAGCGGGGAGCCTCCTCGGTCAGCACATACGCCGCATCGAGCCATTCGACAGCCTCGTCGGGCAAGGATGCGCGTAGGGCCGCGAGGATCTCGGCCTTGCGACCTCGGTTAGGTTTGGCCTGCAATCCCAGGGCATCCAACGTTGCCCGTGCCAGCGCGATGACGCGCCGGTACAGGGCGAGACGCGGCGCTGTCGAGCTTTCGATGGCCTCGATGCCCGCTTTCGCGTCGCTCGGGAAGAAGCCGCTTCCCCCGTTCCAGCACCCGATGAGAGGGGTCGGGCGGTACTCGTCGATGAAGAAGCGCACGAGGTCTCGGCGGTCGAGCCGGGTGTCCAACACCAAGGTCCCTTGCAGCCATCTTGCACGCACATGGGGGTCCGCCTGCTCGGCCACCAGCCTCAACACACCTAGCGCCTTGAGGTAGCTCAGGAGCGGATCCGGGCGGCATCCAGCTAGCTCGACCTCGGCCACGCCGATTCACCTCCTCCGTTGCGGCTAGCTCTCCTTCTCGCGGAGACTGGCCCGCACGTCGGCGACGCGCAAGAGAGCCTCCAAGAACGCAAGACGAAACGGGCCCCACCGGGCTGAGTCCCTGAGGGCGACCATCCGGTCCGTCCACGAACGTCGGGAGGTGCCGTCAGCCCCGGAGAGCCCGATTTCCATGAGACTCAGGTCCAGGGTCAGCCTGTCGATGCTCACCGCGCCGGCGATATGCACAGGCCCCAGAGAATCGCCCTCGTAGATGCCCAGCGCGTGACGGCGACCATCGCTGGGGAGCTCCTCCGTGGGAAGGGAACGGATGACCAGCCGTACCTTGCCGTGATGAGCCGCAACCAGGAAGGCAGCCAGGTCGAGCAGCTCACCGTCAAGGTCAGGGGGCGGCGATTGCAGCAGTGCCAGGGCACTAGCCAGTTCGTGGCGGAAAGGCCGCCGGCGCCGTTGGCCCAGGCTCGGGGCTTTTGCCCACAGTTCGCGGGCTCGCATCTCGCGCTCGGCCTCCTGGGCGGCCTCGATGAGCGGTAGCTGGAACTGCTCGTGGGCCTTGCCTACGTCATGGTAGGCCGCGGCTACCCTTAAGACTCGGGCCTCATCCTGCCCGATGCCAGCCGCTCCGAGGCTGGCGAGCAGTGCTTCCGTCTCGTCGATGACGTCGCGCGTGTGGTCAACGAGCGTCACCCAGCGCTCCGGGGTCGTCACTCCCTCGTCGCTGTCTGCCGGCTCTTGAGGTGACCCGCTCAAGCTTGAAGGCGACGGCTTGCCGTCCACGGTGACGACCGGCACCGGCTCCCTGCTCTCGGGGGTCCAACCGGTCTCGAGCTGGTAGCCGCCCTGCGACGTATGAAGCAAGAGCACTTGGCCCGGTCGAATGTCGGCAGGCCTTGCAACGACCCACCCCCCTTGACCTGACTCTGCCAGGGGGTCCCACAACCATGCTTGCCGATGGCCCTCTTGGAGCATCTTTCTGGCCTCGTACACGGGGACGGGGCAGAGCTCCGACCGCACCGGTGACGGGAGCTGACGGGGCGGCTGCTGGCCGACCGGCCACTCCCGCCAATAGAGAAACACGTCTAGATCGGCGCCTTCCCGAATGAAGCGGGAGACATCCAGGTGCTGGCCGGTCAGGTCCGGGGTGGTATCGAAGAGCCCCACCAAATCGCGCCGGCGGAGCACGTGTCCCGTTACGACCACAGGTGAACGTGCAGCGTGGGGCCGGATGCCCTCCAGCGCCTGAGGTGACGCGCTGGCCCCCTCCATCTCAGCCAACAGGTGTCGGGCTGCCTGCAGCGCTTCAGCCTCGTAGGGCGCGGCCTCCCGGTCGGAAACGTCGACCCAGAAGACCTGGGCCCCATCGACCACTTCACCGTAGCGGTTGCAACGACCCAGCCGTTGCACCACACTCTCCCAGGGCGCGACCTCGGTGAAGAGCGTGGCGGACGAGACGTCGACGCCGGCTTCCACCACTTGAGTCGTCACGAGGATCTGTCCTGGGCCGTCTTGCGGGACGTTACCGAGGAATTGCTGCTGCCGCGCGACCCTGTCCGCGGGACGAAAGCGGGAGTGCAGGAGTCCGACCTCCGGTGCAGCGGTGCCCTTGGTGATGGAGTGCAGTTCGGCATAGAGCCTTTGAGCGCGATCGACCGTGTTGACGACCACCAGGGTGCGGGTACCCGGTCGGTGGGCATCCAGGATGGCTCGGGCCAGGGCTGTGTCGGAAGGGCGATCTGCCCTCCGCGAGCCACGTCCTAGCTGGAGCCTTCTCACCACCTTGCGGGCGCTCAGTCGGGGTTGAAGCACCGGGTGGCGCCGGTCCTCGGGGCCGAGGGTCAGGATGCGGTGAGGCTCCGGTGCCGGATGGTCGACCGTTTCCAGGGCGGCGAGGTCCACGGTCGCTGAACACCAGAGGGTGTGCGTCGGGCCGTAAGTACCGAGGAGGCGTCGTAGCCCCTGGAGCTGTAGGCTGGTATAGAGGCTGACGCCGAGCAGCTGCACCTCGTCGAAGACCCAGAGGACGTCGGAGTTGAGCAAGCCAAAATCGACCGGCCATCGGTATCGGCTGAGCGCGTAGCCGCGGTTGAGGGCCCGAGAGACCAGCATGTCCACGGTACCGACGAGGATCGCCTCTCGCTCGGGCTCGAGCCACCATGCCTCGTCCACGCGCCCTCCCATGAGGATGGCGACTCGTATGCCGGGCTTGGATGGGTCCGGGGGGCCTTCATAGAGCAAGCCGAGCCTTTGAAGCATCTCCCGCGCCGTTGCGGCC
This genomic interval from Limnochorda sp. LNt contains the following:
- the cas4g/cas1g gene encoding CRISPR-associated endonuclease Cas4g/Cas1g, giving the protein MTDAAASDKSSTDLLPARMLNEFAYCPRLFYLEWVQGEWEDSADTIEGRYHHRRVDRPGGAAPMWAERSESDHPPPDGPDTESSRGEPQGDDADAGADSPIRARSVLLSAPRLRLIARIDLLEGEGLNVTPVDYKRGEVPDTPEQSWEPDRVLLCAQGLILRENGFSCHKGMLYYVASRRRVEVPFTPELEARTLELVQQALEVAEAGQIPPPLVDSPKCPRCSLVGICLPDETNLLKAGVPSLSGPGETTRSDEGSDHAGTEPEVRRLFPARSDAMPLYVQEQGAQVRRSGERVVVSIRGETRADVRVLDISQVCLIGNVQISAQALRDLAGRGIPICHFSYGGWFTALTTGLTNKNVELRCRQFETAANPQRSLELARRFVAAKILNSRVLLRRNHTDRPEEALDALARLAEEARAATSVESLLGIEGTAARIYFSHFKGMLKPPQTSAGELGFDFEGRNRRPPRDPVNALLSYAYSLLVKDFTVTLLAVGFDPYLGFYHRPKWGKPALALDMMEEFRPIIADSVVITVINNGEITRSDFVVGAGGTALTEPGRRRFIAAYERRLATLVRHPVFGYSVSYRRVFEVQARLLGRYLLGEIPEYPGFVTR
- the csb2 gene encoding type I-G CRISPR-associated protein Csb2 codes for the protein MVAVKIRFLAGRYHATPWGRHVNEGVAEWPPSPWRLLRALASAWKTHRPEVPREEIAALLDALAGPPEYRVPDSRSGHTRHYMPTRNPASPTLVLDTFRVVDRREALWVIWRSVELEPGQRRLLDELLRTLSYLGRAESWIEAQLVEQAPPANCVPLGEAGEPSPSSLETVNLLAARQPLDLGLLMAETADLRKRRLLMPPGSRWVQYALPRSPRIRLAPAGRPSEPSELRRLTVVRYLLQAKVLPPITQTLLVGHHARRAAMSWYHRLHHIDPPSVLTGKHDGKPLEGHRHAFYLATDEDGDGRLDHLTIWAREGFEKRELEALASIPELKWGEAEEARAKVVLLGFGDDLLARRMAPCLFGPSRRWISVSPFVLVRHTKLRKEVADGQERIRVVEAPVDQLLRELQNRGYPSQGVRVRDHAPSRQHWIRFRRRRPSGPPPVGGAFGFEIEFAEEVTGPLALGYGCHFGLGLFVARARE
- the cas7g gene encoding type I-G CRISPR-associated RAMP protein Csb1/Cas7g, with protein sequence MTSSARVASWLDVSRQESRIFIEVELKPAQGQRFQPTGFPDLGPARFESADGTPFLLVESVQSMANRLEAVCWDEAAGDLVAPLRGLPWVKVEVVGPDGTVIGETSSVLEAHRLNSPYIIGDEDGEFRRLLSEAAGIQARKGGRGRRGADASQESASVGLVDRRRLAQAVFRFDPFSVLHGVFLEKLDGRARLTRALSAFIEAEDARSVLSGGVKNDRIDPQGDTQAGFGNVPFTREEFVARRIVAYFNLDLALLRSYGLPSPATELMTLLSLWKIRRFLDHGLRLRTACDLVVKEERVVRPQGLHLPRVEELEPELRRLIEACRPYFASPPVTRVVARYQRKKGATEPSRDGDSAQETDD
- the cas8g1 gene encoding type I-G CRISPR-associated protein Cas8g1/Csx17, with the protein product MAEVELAGCRPDPLLSYLKALGVLRLVAEQADPHVRARWLQGTLVLDTRLDRRDLVRFFIDEYRPTPLIGCWNGGSGFFPSDAKAGIEAIESSTAPRLALYRRVIALARATLDALGLQAKPNRGRKAEILAALRASLPDEAVEWLDAAYVLTEEAPRYPPLLGTGAIDGRLEFTNNFMQRLCDVLPELGADRRRSEAWLEAALFAQAGVPLLEASVGQFHPGGVGGPNATQGVEGESLVNPWELVLGLEGTLLLAGGAARRYTADLDPGNPRPAFPFTVQTSPVGYPTSSPAEYEEEAVRAEIWLPVWHRAASYREISQLLTEGRITWAGRQARTGADVVRAIVSLGVDRGIAGFWRFGFLRRSGRAYLAAPLGYYRVTQHEGGTLLADLDRGGWLERLRRAVTRERVPTAIRRGLQAIEEAIVDYAATPSESERRRALQRLLVAVWQAEVTVARSRQFRERSGLSPFPGVSPRWLPFLDDGSTAFRLAKSIAAVGSHRPSDATLETERAQRLGPMRAHLEPVELQADGRWVWRDGSPRVVGRRDSLERQLLEILYRRVMESTTLLLPYPDIDSVEPCSLADIGAYLQGQVDDRELEQLIGGLSLVRWDQAVPASGRGSGLEPRTHLAASRASTLPWAYALLKLLFLPWPIARGGRRLRPEGAVGGFQMEPVPVRPDPSVLLRLMGGDVAAAVRQAQLRLRAAGLEPPRPTHEDSAAWQDMAVRIGAALLLPVVEVTTLWRRAGLGAQEGEPGELEVARA
- the cas3g gene encoding type I-G CRISPR-associated helicase/endonuclease Cas3g gives rise to the protein MLGARFDSLFSIAAGTSRDPFPYQRQLATEPALPIVLNVPTGAGKTAAVIAAWIWRRHVDPQSTPRRLVYALPMRVLVEQTAATAREMLQRLGLLYEGPPDPSKPGIRVAILMGGRVDEAWWLEPEREAILVGTVDMLVSRALNRGYALSRYRWPVDFGLLNSDVLWVFDEVQLLGVSLYTSLQLQGLRRLLGTYGPTHTLWCSATVDLAALETVDHPAPEPHRILTLGPEDRRHPVLQPRLSARKVVRRLQLGRGSRRADRPSDTALARAILDAHRPGTRTLVVVNTVDRAQRLYAELHSITKGTAAPEVGLLHSRFRPADRVARQQQFLGNVPQDGPGQILVTTQVVEAGVDVSSATLFTEVAPWESVVQRLGRCNRYGEVVDGAQVFWVDVSDREAAPYEAEALQAARHLLAEMEGASASPQALEGIRPHAARSPVVVTGHVLRRRDLVGLFDTTPDLTGQHLDVSRFIREGADLDVFLYWREWPVGQQPPRQLPSPVRSELCPVPVYEARKMLQEGHRQAWLWDPLAESGQGGWVVARPADIRPGQVLLLHTSQGGYQLETGWTPESREPVPVVTVDGKPSPSSLSGSPQEPADSDEGVTTPERWVTLVDHTRDVIDETEALLASLGAAGIGQDEARVLRVAAAYHDVGKAHEQFQLPLIEAAQEAEREMRARELWAKAPSLGQRRRRPFRHELASALALLQSPPPDLDGELLDLAAFLVAAHHGKVRLVIRSLPTEELPSDGRRHALGIYEGDSLGPVHIAGAVSIDRLTLDLSLMEIGLSGADGTSRRSWTDRMVALRDSARWGPFRLAFLEALLRVADVRASLREKES